A genomic region of Lodderomyces elongisporus chromosome 5, complete sequence contains the following coding sequences:
- the NUR1 gene encoding Nuclear rim protein 1 — MAPKRLVRRQSLISKVKSFPFDTYLYLNEIRLSIDWDDHAPTIALPFGIFTSILSLIIQTILCYYASISSRSKNVLFNSDYYQYENIKKLLLSGATESPEATRAEEISIDIQKNTFANNKTNALIWALNILQYLIIGISIVNAIYILRSKKKYQLLYHRDKPHYKSATHPASNESFIYMVIYFISSIFSSNKEGEEDDEDTGLNSENDCTSQLNDKEYWELHVWNPSKFCLYIYVGLNPINAFLVYTLTSKGSTLNAITSLALISVFNYLFISKFLNLVQDKQIVYQEMFSEYNNKFVKPKVNILKKDASIDATMGPMRSNVQVNKKPFSFVKSRVFTTHDPKGKVVTEYTNMNQEEPDGQYRASSSPYTVKKSVSRPSVYLPNSRPTYVPSSRSQSRRSSVYSQQYSMALPLSFPHDLQYNSSTPYRSLNNYRNTYNDYQPVPGYGYDQQYDQQYDQQYDLHNSLPHPHLEMPADAELHSRSPSPTHSNRSRFYARQSPQRFTPVRPDLSHGGRRSSIDQYDHANTVVHHNLNHTTSQQRSPSPHKNTIFYRSPSPSKPSNNMNDGHNSYPEWR; from the coding sequence aTGGCACCAAAGAGGCTTGTTAGGAGACAATCCTTAATATCCAAGGTGAAATCTTTTCCGTTTGATACTTATCTATATTTGAACGAAATACGGTTGTCAATTGATTGGGATGATCATGCGCCAACAATTGCATTGCCTTTTGGTATATTCACATCCATTTTATCACTCATAATTCAAACCATTCTTTGCTATTATGCATCTATTAGTAGCAGATCAAAGAatgttctttttaattctgATTATTACCAGTACGAAAACATCAAAAAATTGCTTCTATCAGGAGCAACAGAATCACCAGAAGCAACAAGAGCAGAGGAGATATCAATtgatatacaaaaaaacacttttGCCAATAATAAAACCAATGCACTTATCTGGGCATTAAACATATTACAATACTTAATTATTGGAATATCGATTGTGAATGCTATATATATTctaagaagcaaaaaaaaatatcaatTGCTTTATCATAGAGACAAGCCACACTACAAGTCAGCCACTCATCCAGCTAGCAATGAATCTTTTATCTATATGGTCATTTACTTTATACTGAGTATATTTTCAAGCAACAAGGAAGGAGAAGAGGACGACGAGGATACCGGCCTAAACAGCGAGAATGACTGTACATCCCAACTAAATGACAAAGAGTACTGGGAACTTCATGTTTGGAATCCGTCCAAGTTTTGTTTATACATCTACGTTGGTTTGAATCCAATAAACGCTTTTTTGGTGTACACTTTAACATCAAAGGGTTCCACATTAAATGCTATTACATCATTGGCGCTTATTTCAGTTTTTAACTACTTATTTATCAGCAAGTTCCTAAACCTCGTACAGGATAAACAGATTGTCTACCAAGAGATGTTCCTGGAATATAACAACAAGTTTGTGAAACCCAAGGTaaacattttgaaaaaagatgCTTCGATTGATGCTACTATGGGACCAATGCGTTCTAATGTACAGGTTAACAAAAAGCCGTTTTCCTTTGTCAAACTGCGTGTATTTACAACTCATGACCCGAAAGGGAAGGTTGTTACtgaatatacaaatatgAACCAAGAAGAACCAGATGGTCAATATAGGGCAAGTTCCTCTCCTTATACGGTTAAGAAGTCCGTATCACGTCCATCAGTTTATTTACCGAATTCCCGACCAACTTATGTGCCTTCAAGCCGTTCCCAGAGCCGGCGACTGAGCGTGTATAGTCAACAATATTCAATGGCTTTGCCGTTATCGTTCCCTCACGATCTTCAATATAATTCTTCTACCCCCTACAGATCACTAAACAATTACCGAAATACTTATAATGATTACCAACCTGTCCCAGGATATGGTTATGACCAGCAGTATGACCAGCAGTATGACCAACAATATGACTTGCATAATTCACTACCACATCCCCACCTTGAAATGCCAGCAGATGCTGAGCTACATAGTCGATCACCAAGCCCTACTCATTCCAATAGATCCCGATTCTATGCACGCCAAAGTCCACAAAGATTTACACCTGTACGACCAGACTTGAGCCATGGTGGTCGACGAAGCAGCATAGATCAATATGACCATGCTAACACTGTCGTTCATCATAACCTCAACCATACAACGTCTCAACAAAGGTCGCCGTCACCACATAAGAATACAATCTTTTACAGAAGTCCATCTCCTAGTAAACCGTCTAACAATATGAATGATGGACACAATAGTTACCCCGAGTGGAGATGA